One genomic segment of Paraburkholderia caffeinilytica includes these proteins:
- a CDS encoding cysteine dioxygenase, which translates to MTQALRPDRLRAFVGRIASLVDEHAPEAHLLEAGGAALRELIAHDDWLPAAFAQPDPERYQQFLLHADSRQRFSIVSFVWGPGQSTPVHDHTVWGLIGVLRGAEIAQGYRITPDGALEEEGPAKRLDTGTVDAVSPRIGDIHRVSNAFHDRTSISIHVYGGNIGAVTRSVYPSGGGRKTFISGYSNDVLPNIWNVSKESLIS; encoded by the coding sequence ATGACTCAAGCTCTGAGACCAGACCGGCTGCGCGCGTTCGTCGGCCGGATTGCGTCGCTCGTCGACGAGCACGCGCCCGAAGCGCATCTGCTCGAAGCCGGCGGCGCCGCGCTGCGTGAGCTGATTGCCCACGACGACTGGTTGCCCGCCGCCTTCGCGCAGCCCGACCCCGAGCGCTATCAACAATTCCTGCTGCACGCGGATTCGCGGCAGCGGTTTTCAATCGTAAGTTTTGTATGGGGGCCGGGTCAGTCGACACCGGTGCACGACCACACCGTATGGGGTTTGATCGGCGTGCTGCGTGGTGCGGAAATTGCTCAGGGATATCGCATCACACCAGACGGCGCGCTGGAGGAAGAGGGGCCGGCAAAGCGCCTCGATACCGGCACGGTGGATGCGGTCTCGCCGCGCATCGGCGATATCCATCGCGTGAGCAATGCTTTTCACGATCGTACGTCGATCAGCATTCACGTGTACGGTGGAAATATCGGCGCGGTGACGCGTTCCGTCTATCCGTCCGGCGGCGGCCGCAAAACCTTTATCTCCGGCTACTCGAACGACGTGTTGCCGAATATCTGGAATGTTTCGAAGGAGTCCCTGATCTCATGA
- a CDS encoding ABC transporter substrate-binding protein, with product MTQRFDSPVSLRRRRLVSAVPAALSTVLSASLLGAAGAGPFSTAAAAATLATSEKSDPPVDLSKVRLRVATYKGGDATLLKTAGLANTPYTIDWSEFQSGNAMVEAMNGGSLDIASGSEIPPIFARLQNAQVRVIAVYKDDVNNQVVLVPKGSTIRSIAELKGKRVGYLRATTTHYYLLRMLEEAGLSFNDIQATSLAPRDGFAAFNAGSLDAWAIYGYNVPLAISQAGARVLKNANGYLSGNYLYYGHPSVLADPQRRAASADLLVRLQRACAWFGQHQDAYAKVLSTELRVPEEAIRSLYRNQSQARRVTGVTAADIASEQQVADTFARAAVIDRHVDVAPLWTDTFNAALAHGA from the coding sequence ATGACCCAACGTTTCGATTCGCCGGTTTCGCTCCGGCGCCGCCGGCTCGTGTCCGCGGTGCCGGCCGCGCTGTCAACCGTGCTATCAGCCTCATTACTCGGGGCGGCAGGCGCCGGCCCGTTTTCGACAGCCGCCGCAGCAGCCACGCTCGCAACAAGCGAGAAATCCGATCCACCAGTCGATCTCAGCAAAGTCCGTTTGCGCGTCGCAACCTATAAAGGCGGCGACGCAACGCTGCTGAAAACCGCGGGTCTCGCGAATACGCCGTACACGATCGACTGGTCCGAATTCCAGTCCGGCAATGCGATGGTCGAGGCGATGAACGGCGGCTCGCTCGATATCGCCTCGGGCAGCGAGATCCCACCGATCTTCGCGCGGCTGCAGAACGCGCAGGTGCGCGTGATCGCCGTCTACAAGGACGACGTCAACAATCAGGTAGTACTGGTCCCGAAAGGCTCGACGATCCGCTCGATCGCTGAACTGAAGGGCAAACGCGTCGGCTATCTGCGCGCCACCACCACGCATTACTACCTGCTGCGCATGCTCGAAGAGGCGGGGCTATCGTTCAACGATATTCAGGCCACCTCGCTCGCGCCGCGCGACGGCTTTGCCGCTTTCAACGCCGGCTCGCTCGACGCCTGGGCGATCTACGGCTACAACGTGCCGCTCGCGATCTCGCAAGCGGGCGCTCGCGTGCTGAAAAACGCCAATGGCTATCTATCCGGCAACTATCTGTACTACGGTCATCCGTCGGTGCTCGCGGATCCGCAACGGCGGGCCGCGTCCGCGGATCTGCTGGTGCGGCTGCAACGCGCCTGCGCGTGGTTCGGCCAGCATCAGGATGCCTACGCGAAGGTGTTGTCCACCGAGTTGCGGGTGCCCGAGGAGGCGATCCGCTCGTTGTATCGCAACCAGAGCCAGGCGCGCCGCGTGACCGGCGTCACGGCGGCGGACATCGCGAGCGAGCAGCAGGTTGCCGATACGTTCGCGCGTGCCGCGGTCATCGACCGGCATGTCGACGTCGCACCGTTATGGACCGACACCTTCAATGCCGCGCTCGCCCACGGTGCGTAA
- a CDS encoding class II aldolase/adducin family protein, producing the protein MTDLSAALEDAPTPQSAPTLPGTPDTPPLQRHAPLRKFWFDDVPPRASIASERRHRQERLAVAFRLFARYGFDQGLAGHITARDPEWPDHFWVNPFGKHFSRIRVSDLLLVNAEGEIVVGEGPVNQAAFAIHAAIHEARPDVVAAAHTHSLYGKAWSTLGRTLDPLTQDSCAFYQDHALFDDFRGVVLDTDEGARIAAALGERKAVILKNHGILTAGPSVEAAAWWYIALDNACHAQLLAEAAGSPQAIPHDVATLTHEQVGRPGGALFAFQSLLEGLVEAEPDVLT; encoded by the coding sequence ATGACCGATCTGTCCGCCGCACTGGAAGACGCCCCGACGCCGCAAAGTGCCCCCACGCTGCCAGGCACCCCAGATACACCGCCGCTCCAGCGTCACGCGCCGCTCCGCAAATTCTGGTTCGACGACGTCCCGCCACGCGCAAGCATCGCCTCTGAGCGGCGCCATCGGCAGGAGCGGCTCGCCGTGGCGTTTCGCCTGTTCGCGCGCTATGGTTTCGACCAGGGTCTGGCCGGCCATATCACCGCGCGCGATCCGGAGTGGCCCGATCACTTCTGGGTCAATCCCTTCGGCAAGCATTTCAGCCGCATTCGCGTGTCCGATCTGCTGCTGGTGAATGCAGAAGGGGAGATCGTGGTTGGCGAGGGGCCGGTGAATCAGGCGGCGTTCGCGATACATGCGGCGATTCACGAGGCGCGCCCCGATGTGGTCGCCGCCGCCCATACGCATTCGCTCTACGGCAAGGCATGGTCGACGCTCGGCCGCACGCTGGATCCGTTGACGCAGGACTCGTGCGCGTTCTATCAGGACCACGCCTTGTTCGACGACTTCCGCGGCGTCGTGCTCGATACCGATGAAGGCGCACGCATCGCCGCGGCGCTGGGGGAGCGAAAGGCGGTGATCCTGAAGAATCACGGCATTCTCACGGCCGGTCCGAGCGTCGAGGCGGCGGCATGGTGGTATATCGCGCTCGATAACGCCTGCCATGCCCAATTGCTCGCCGAAGCCGCCGGCTCGCCACAGGCCATCCCGCACGACGTCGCCACGCTGACGCACGAGCAAGTCGGTCGCCCCGGCGGCGCGCTGTTTGCATTCCAGAGCCTGCTGGAAGGGCTGGTCGAAGCCGAGCCTGACGTCCTTACCTGA